The window TGTTTCTATAAGTTTtcaatttaaagaatttatttcatttttatttaatgtgttaatTAATTGTTAATTAGGTTTTAGTGTGATGTTTCCACTCAAACATATAATGTAAACAATCAAAGCAAATGTGCTATTGTCCACCCTCTTATCCAACCTTCCCAACCTGAAGAAATCATtgttgtacatacatatacatactgctctttttttccatgtttcaaaaagaaaatgtggttcatgaCTCCTacatctggcttatttcactcaagatattgttttctatttccttcatttttgctGCAACTGACAagactactttcttttctttggctaAATAATATTcctatatacacaaatacattttttctctGTTCATCCATTTATGGGCAAGCATGAATCTCTTTAGTAtgctgactttatttttcttccttacaCAGCAAGGTATGGGATACCTGGATCATATGATAGATTTATTTCAGGCTCAGTTTGTTTGTTAAGGAATCTTTATACTGCTGTTCATAATGGCTATAAAATTTACCAATACAGAAGGCTTCTTTGTCTACCTATTCATCAgtaattatttattatcattgttgttgATATCTGCTAATAGCCACTTCTATCTATGGTGAAATGATGCCATACTCTAGTTTTGGCTTGAGGGATCTATGGTAATTTACCTCTTTAGTTCTTGACAAatacatgtgttttctttatcttgGTGTATTGTTTGGGTTTGctttgctattattatttctgttttaactCTGTATGCCTGGTTAAAAGTTTATCATCATTACTTATCATtttcaaaaatcatattttagttttactaatattctttcttttcttttttgtttcccattttattgatttctggTCTTTATCATTGCTTCTTTTGGCATGCCTGTATTTCATTTCACAAGTTTGTATAATATCTTATTGAAAATATACattccattcattttattttttatctcatTTCTTATGCTTATATAATTTGACTATTTATATGCAGATTGCCTAAAACAGCAAAAGTAGTTATGAGAAACCACACAGTAACAACATTCATCTTGCTGGGACTTACAGATGATCCAGTGCTCCAAGTTCTGTTTTTTGTCATTTTACTTCTGACATATATTCTGAGCATAATGGGGAACCTGACGATTATCATTCTCACCTTGATGGACTCCCATCTTAATACacctatgtatttttttctccgAAACTTCTCCTTCTTAGAAATCTCATTCACAACAGTCTGTATTCCTAGATTCCTGTACAGTATATCAACTGGGATTAATACCATAACATATAATGCTTGTGCCAGTCAAATATTTTTTGTTGGACTCTTTGGAGCCACAGAGTTTTTTCTGCTGGCAGCTAtgtcctatgaccgctatgtggccatctgcaagcCCTTACACTATATGACCATCATGGTCAACAAAGTTTGTGCCATCCTTGTCCTCTGTTGCTGGACTTCTGGGCTGCTGGTCATAATCATACCTCTTGGCATGGTCCTCCAGCTGGAATTCTGTGACTCCAACAGCATTGATCACTTTTTCTGTGATGCATCACCTCTTTTCAAAATCTCTTGCTCAGATACATGGTTTTTGGAGCAGACTGTCATTGTTTGTGCAGTGCTGACTTTCATCATTACACTGATAGTTGTGATTCTCTCTTATGTATACATTATCCAAACAATTCTCAGATTCCCTTCTGCTCATCAGAGGAAGAAAGCATTTTCTACCTGCTCTTCTCACATGATTGTGGTTTCCATCATGTATGGCAGCTGCATTTTTATCTACGTGACACCTTCTGCCAAAGAACAGGTGGAGCTCAATAAAGGAGTATCTATGCTTAATACATCTGTTGCCcctttgttaaatccatttatttatactttgagAAATAAGCAAGTGAAACAAGCTTTGAATGACACAGTAAAAAAAATTGCATATCTCTTACACCAATAGGAACATATTGGATTTAAGCAGTTAGTTGgctagtttttattttctggaagtTTTAACTATTTCATCCAAGTTAACTTTTTCATAGTCCTTTACATCCTAATTTGGAAACCCACTTATGTCAGGAGCCATCGTAGTATAAGCTAATAACAAGCAGATGGTCTTCCTGAGATGAGTCTGCCTTGGAAAACAATCCATGATGGACTTGCTCCAGTaggcaaggcagagaagaaaTTCACTTTAGAAAATATTCTTGCTACTAATATGCTTTACCTGTTATTATTAAGCATATATAACAATCATTAGGTATTTGCCCACCATTTTGaacagatctctgcagaacaacaaagatgtactatcttgtagagatgctatatagacaaataattTCTTAAACCTTAATGGTAATcctataagaatttctaaaattttagtaattattaagctcttttaatAATATTACTATTCAATTCTTTCTGATAATGAAAACTGCATAGAGAACTTTGCCAGTGTTTTAGTGTCATGAtgtaattgcttctgagatagtaAGCAGGCATTTTGCAACTTAGGGCACATTCTAAGAGAATGggaaaccattaaccaaaggtcataaaaatggAACTACAATTTGCTATAGATGCCAGGgctgaagataaaatattgactgggtttatctataaaAACTTCACCAATAACTTATTAGATTTTTAACTCTCCATAAAACTGCGGAGCTGGGAGAAATGATGAATgattagccagataattactcctaatggatattcatgtaaacattctctgttgtgaactttgtatttaatttatgatttgaatatatgtgtcaatttgtgatgaactttttaccatgtgatcatgtattctgaaagatgtataagtgctaaggaaaaagagaggaaacaggacTGAGCTCAGGACAGCTTTTTTAGACAGAACAGCTTTTAGACAGAGCTGAACTGAGGAGAATTTTTTAGACTCAAGACAGaactttttagacagaactgaactgagctgagaagaacactttagacagaacactttttagacagaactgaCCTCAAGATGAACTTAGAAGTAAAGGCATATATTGAGAGACAAGGCATTGAGAATAAGCGCATTATTGTGACTTCAGAGTAGGAGGAGAAAacaagattagaaggagaatgcagattGGAATAACAGTAAAAACTCTAAGGCAACTTAAAAAACTATGCAATATGcccaatgcagagggaaagagaaacaaaagaagctgcagagagaacAGGCAGGCTTCTCTTTACCAAGGAACAGAACAGGTCTTTTCATAAtagcaaggcaggcttagtcttactaaagagaacaaagctttcttcttacagacttggttttaattcatttaacaataaaagggtagaagctttttctttctttatacaaTAAATATTGGAGTTCATTTTTCATCCCGAATTAGTGAATTcttggtgcttggtcttttgctccatacacatacataagtaaggatgtgtgtgtgtgtgtgtgtgtgtgtgtgtgtgtgtgtgtgagtgtgtaagtatgtaagtaTGAGATAAGTATGTAAGCTGGGCTCAACTGGTTTGTATGGAGATGTAAAAATGTTTAAGCATTAatttgtatatgaatttatgtaagTTGGtccatatttgcttgtgtaaaagttCTCCTTCTGCTAGTGTGATTCTCttctggttcaatagaagtttatcaCTCCAAACATTCCCTAGCCTGataagcaagaggcatctggacaagagggaaaaggctctagcagtTTAATCCCTTACTTAATCCCCTACTGTTTTATAGTGAGGTATCAAATACCAGAGaatgcagtttctggcctcataGAACTCAGGCTggtcagctacagtagcaaaGTGACTTAAACTTAAGATAGgcctttttattattaaacagcaaCCATAAATATCTTGCAAGACCATGTCTTGCCCCCACCaatgctcttcctcctctgctgcctcaagaggaaccaagagaaaagaaaaacagctagGGCTGGCCCCTGGCACTTATTGGcaagtcaaataaaaattaaggaaatgttttcaaaatcatAGGGATTGGATATCCCTAATAATAAACAGgggattaaataaaaaatatagatgtGTCAAAAGTAGCTTTGTAATTTCTACAAGATACAAGTAGGCTTCCCAGTCTCTGCCTCATGCTCTAAAAATATTGTAGAACACTGGCTGTTCCTATTACACAAAGTATCATTACCTAGTATgtgctttgtctctttctctttctgtttctctccctttatctctccatctctctcttctctcccttcccccactacacacaaacagaaaataaacatatgcaaataaggtttattttttgtttaaaaacataagTACTCAGGAGAATCAAAGTGGCTTGGTAGAAACAACATTATTCTGGGAAAGAGGTCATTCTCTCAGACATTCCCTAAAGAGACAACATTCCTGAATATACAGGCATACAGGCATACATACTTAAATTCACACACAACCTTGCTGACCTTCACATTACTACATGGGAGGCTTCATAATAAATAGCCGCTCTGTTTCCTTTCTAATAGACAATGCATATACAATGTTAGATTACTAAGCAAACATTAAATCTATTCAATAGACTAATTTGCTTCTATCTCTGTATTATGCATAAACTCATTATATGTTTGTagcaatatttttatatgtaaatccGGGCAGCATGTTCCATGCTGCCCACCCCCATGTTCtagttcccaaatgaaagacacacactcaGCCTTTACATTTTACTATGCCTTAATTAGCCCCAAAactgggccacttcctaacccCCATGTGGTTAATCCAACTCCTACCTATTATCCTGAGCTATCACTTACTAAATTCTATattctatcttggctgctcttGACCCAATTGGGTAGCCGTATTGGGCCACACTCTCCCAGCTGCTACATGGCAGTTATACTGtaagacccccagagctgggggtgtctcaagtcttgggatgataggaccacccaataactcatgagagaccaatcttgctgcaagcacacgaggtttattcAGGATAGGCCAGTATACTGGGATCGAGTTCATTACCCTTGCCgggcagaggagtttgaccctgagcacaagaagtgagggatatttaaagggaaaaatcacaaactaggggagtgagggggttaccaaggaaacataacataaaaacagtgaaaaattttaaagggaCCTAAcctgattgagtcagggtcataaggaatacatcctgcacactcattattcacaagaatgtggtctggtcaatgttattcactttatggctgaccattccctgAAACCACCCAGATGActtatatcctgctttttgttcttggacctagatgggggggggggggctttgtggccaacaggttcctgaaactggctagtttacattcttggctcgttacagagattttccatgcccttttaggtaaagttTATACAGTATACATTCCTACTAATACATATCTACtaaatacttcttttttcttaattctaaaattctccaacaCTACGATACCTTCCTGTCCTCCACTCTTCTCAGGCATGACATCTCTCTTCTTCTATCTCTACCCGCTTGGCAGATCTCCTTCTCCTACTACCTCTTTCTGTCCCAAGCCCAGCAAATTCTCAAGTCCAGCCTTTGTCTGCTCTGCCTAACCATTgactgctggcatctttatttaccagtcagaaccAAATTGGGGCAGGGTCCATAAGTGTCTTATAAGCAGACATGACTATGAGCAGTTTTGGGGAACAAAATCAGCATtcataatacaagcagctacatttcccctttttttcttattaaaaaggccttttttctctcagatatacacTGAGCATCATTAAAACAATTACATAAACTGTAAGGTATGAGATACACTTATAACATCTAGCCCATCATATTTGTCAAGTTAAACAAATTACTCTACATCTATCCTAACTTACAATTCTGTAGTTGAATTACATTTGATTTTAACTTGCaataccatctgaaaaccatcatTTCAAATCTAGAGAATCCTTTTTAGTGCTAAATATCTTAAGTTTGATTATAAGACCATACTAGTCTTTAATCCTATCCAAAATCTGAGAAGGAATTAAGTATTACCTAAAATGTAGGAAGCACAAAGATATATCTTTCAAAACTTACACAATTTGTAGAGATAGTTGAGAGTCTGGGTCCCCTAACTTCTTAGAACAATGGAATAATGTCTTaggccttctggcccagaaccatctAATAGACCTTAAGTGAAGCAGGGATGTTGAAGGACCAGCTTACTTTGTCTTGGCAGAACTTAGCACTCAAGGATGCTCAATGTCTTCCTTGATGTGGGAAGGGGGTACTATAAGGAACAGACATGTCTTCTAGTCAAAAGAtctattaataatgaaatgattttaaataccATATGCTGTGGATCTCTGATGTTTGTGAAGACCACTTATATATAACTGAATTGTTAAACATAGATATTCTTAACTATTTactatttcaataatttttattgcAATTAAGTCAGAATCTAATATTACCATGAGATTACTATCTCACCTTTAACTTGTAatacttaatcatcctaaacagtttgtaataacagctattagaaggactgggtctaagcctaATATTCTTAAATGAATTGCATAGACACAATGCCTacctaagagtaacaatattaattttaaattttgtaaccATATACAAAAATTCATGCCAGTGAAATCCTTAAACCTAAATCAATATATAAGTTCTGTatcaatgtaagaaaatataacttcaattctgcatcaaaatttaaagatttctaccaaagtAAGATTATGgttataaaatgttttgtttaagagtaaatttaGTGATCCATCCCCATACATCTAATTTCTCATAATATTAgtctatctctctttttcttttcaacccccttcccttttcctaaGAAAggttagagaagaagaaaggaaagatagaaatctCTGAGTCTAAGCTCGCTACTTAGTTTCCCTAGtccaaaattatgaccatttcaaaattatttcttaaaatgacagTCTATCTATAATTTATCAAATAACCATAACCAGATACCCCAAACCGAGGAATTCGGATGGTGATTCTCTGtagcttcttcctgctgaattaGGAGATGAATATATATAACAGAAAGAACcttaatgtatttaaattttaataattaagtgACTTTATAAAAGCTATAGCCtgataaaaataacataatatttCCCACCTAAAA is drawn from Mastomys coucha isolate ucsf_1 unplaced genomic scaffold, UCSF_Mcou_1 pScaffold4, whole genome shotgun sequence and contains these coding sequences:
- the LOC116075961 gene encoding olfactory receptor 6C2-like yields the protein MRNHTVTTFILLGLTDDPVLQVLFFVILLLTYILSIMGNLTIIILTLMDSHLNTPMYFFLRNFSFLEISFTTVCIPRFLYSISTGINTITYNACASQIFFVGLFGATEFFLLAAMSYDRYVAICKPLHYMTIMVNKVCAILVLCCWTSGLLVIIIPLGMVLQLEFCDSNSIDHFFCDASPLFKISCSDTWFLEQTVIVCAVLTFIITLIVVILSYVYIIQTILRFPSAHQRKKAFSTCSSHMIVVSIMYGSCIFIYVTPSAKEQVELNKGVSMLNTSVAPLLNPFIYTLRNKQVKQALNDTVKKIAYLLHQ